Proteins from one Oncorhynchus masou masou isolate Uvic2021 chromosome 12, UVic_Omas_1.1, whole genome shotgun sequence genomic window:
- the LOC135550447 gene encoding uncharacterized protein LOC135550447, with protein MISQVLLTGTLCCLLPGLLDATPLKARAVREVSINSAQARGFLSQSRPKRNVDHRGHRGTPDFQSYYKFYNSIGHIEGLYEIDRIRMLYQQMRHLEQVYGPDASSYQNALGVITPPPTTIAPTTTTLPATTQPTPTTQAPLSFTKTDVLYLCNPKDPLCKAHIVYLPAGAIPVLCDPRYNPACKPQTGKVVLAAVPMEPAFAAPLEPAVEAPPPRSPKKSLQPPRPPPIVIKGMEYDCDPYWDPDCLIDHPPRPVKATEPLTPPHTLPVVVEKKVKEDVALETKTPFDLRNFRHDIIDPYRYSDQAHDPQ; from the exons ATGATTTCTCAGGTTCTCCTGACGGGGACACTATGTTGCCTACTCCCAG GTTTGCTGGATGCTACACCACTGAAGGCTAGAG CTGTTAGGGAGGTCAGCATCAACTCTGCCCAGGCTCGTGGCTTCCTGTCTCAGTCACGCCCCAAACGGAACGTCGATCACAGGGGGCACCGCGGCACGCCTGATTTCCAGTCCTACTACAAATTCTACAACAGCATCGGCCATATTGAAGGA CTGTATGAGATTGACAGGATCAGGATGCTGTATCAGCAGATGCGTCACCTGGAGCAGGTCTATGGGCCAGACGCCTCCAGCTACCAGAATGCCCTGGGTGTGataaccccaccacccaccaccataGCTCCTACTACCACCACACTGCCTGCTACCACTCAGCCCACTCCTACTACCCAAGCACCACTTTCTTTTACTAAGACTGACGTCCTGTATCTGTGTAACCCCAAAGACCCCCTATGTAAAGCTCACATCGTCTACCTGCCTGCAGGGGCcatcccagtcctctgtgacccACGCTACAACCCTGCCTGCAAGCCCCAAACTGGTAAGGTGGTCCTTGCTGCTGTACCTATGGAGCCAGCTTTTGCAGCACCTCTGGAGCCAGCTGTTGAAGCACCACCTCCACGATCTCCTAAGAAGTCTCTCCaacctcctcgtcctcctcccaTCGTTATTAAAGGAATGGAGTATGACTGTGACCCTTACTGGGACCCTGACTGCCTGATCGATCACCCACCTCGCCCTGTCAAGGCGACTGAGCCACTAACACCACCCCATACACTCCCCGTTGTTGTGGAGAAGAAGGTGAAGGAAGACGTTGCTCTTGAGACCAAAACACCTTTTGACCTGCGTAATTTTCGGCATGACATAATTGACCCTTACCGCTATTCTGACCAAGCCCATGACCCGCAGTAG